In one Curtobacterium citreum genomic region, the following are encoded:
- the nadD gene encoding nicotinate-nucleotide adenylyltransferase, translated as MLESTGRPRIGVMGGTFDPIHHGHLVAASEVARAFDLDEVVFVPTGQPYMKSDVTDAEHRYLMTVVATASNPMFTVSRVDIDRPGPTYTVDTLRDLHEQRPDAQLVFISGADAVQQILDWKDHDGLWDLAHFVAVTRPGHDLSITGLPERDVSLLEVPALAISSTDCRDRVRRGFPVWYLVPDGVVQYISKHHLYRSVA; from the coding sequence ATGCTCGAGAGCACGGGGCGCCCACGCATCGGCGTGATGGGCGGCACGTTCGACCCGATCCACCACGGACACCTCGTGGCGGCGTCGGAGGTCGCGCGCGCCTTCGACCTCGACGAGGTCGTCTTCGTCCCGACCGGTCAGCCGTACATGAAGTCCGACGTGACGGACGCCGAGCACCGGTACCTCATGACGGTCGTGGCCACCGCGTCCAACCCGATGTTCACCGTGAGTCGTGTGGACATCGACCGCCCGGGGCCGACGTACACGGTCGACACGCTCCGTGACCTGCACGAACAGCGACCGGACGCGCAGCTCGTCTTCATCTCGGGCGCAGACGCCGTTCAGCAGATCCTCGACTGGAAGGACCACGATGGTCTCTGGGACCTCGCGCACTTCGTCGCGGTCACACGCCCGGGTCACGACCTGAGCATCACCGGGCTGCCGGAACGCGACGTAAGCTTGCTCGAAGTCCCCGCGCTGGCGATATCGTCCACCGACTGCCGCGACCGGGTCAGGCGCGGGTTCCCCGTGTGGTACTTGGTCCCCGACGGCGTCGTCCAGTACATCTCCAAGCACCATCTGTATCGGAGCGTTGCATGA